From Roseibium alexandrii DFL-11, the proteins below share one genomic window:
- a CDS encoding ArsR/SmtB family transcription factor yields MEKEDALRALAALGQETRLDVFRLLVKAGKEGMAAGAISDALSVRPNTLSTHLSALSRSGLVHAERDGRSIHYRADLSAMGALTTYLLQDCCGGNPEMCAPIMTMLGDSVSVEKDRC; encoded by the coding sequence ATGGAAAAAGAAGATGCCTTGAGAGCATTGGCGGCCTTGGGTCAGGAAACCCGCCTCGACGTCTTTCGCCTATTGGTGAAAGCGGGAAAAGAAGGCATGGCAGCGGGCGCCATTTCAGATGCTCTCAGCGTGCGTCCGAATACCCTATCGACCCACTTGAGCGCCCTGTCCCGCTCCGGCCTTGTGCACGCCGAACGGGACGGGCGCTCAATCCATTACCGCGCGGATCTCTCCGCCATGGGCGCGCTCACAACGTATCTGCTGCAAGACTGTTGCGGCGGAAATCCGGAAATGTGCGCCCCGATAATGACCATGCTCGGCGATAGTGTGAGCGTTGAAAAGGACCGGTGTTAG
- a CDS encoding arsenate reductase ArsC gives MRNALFVCTANSARSVLGEAILRHMSEGKFNTYSAGSTPRGMVNPDAISCLQRKNLPTDGFRSKSWEEFAGAAAPKMDLIITVCDSAAGEACPVWPGHPFVVHWGIADPASVEGDDATRAEAFDLAYDRLERRIAAMLALGDDVFSAPGGKAQLSAIQTNAVTHG, from the coding sequence ATGCGTAACGCCTTGTTTGTTTGCACGGCCAATTCTGCGCGCTCTGTATTAGGCGAAGCGATCCTACGCCATATGAGCGAGGGAAAATTCAACACCTATTCAGCGGGCTCGACACCGCGGGGCATGGTCAATCCGGACGCAATTTCCTGCCTACAGCGCAAGAACCTGCCAACTGACGGTTTCAGATCGAAGAGCTGGGAAGAGTTTGCGGGTGCGGCAGCGCCGAAAATGGACCTGATCATTACTGTTTGTGACAGCGCAGCCGGCGAGGCCTGCCCGGTTTGGCCGGGGCATCCGTTTGTCGTGCATTGGGGCATTGCCGATCCAGCCTCCGTTGAGGGCGATGATGCGACCCGCGCTGAGGCTTTCGACCTTGCTTATGACCGTCTTGAGCGCCGGATCGCTGCGATGCTCGCGCTTGGCGATGATGTCTTCTCAGCACCCGGCGGCAAGGCGCAACTTTCTGCGATCCAGACAAATGCAGTCACGCACGGCTGA
- the arsB gene encoding ACR3 family arsenite efflux transporter gives MSNADQSPLGLFERYLSVWVALCIGAGVVLGLVLPGVFAAIASVEYASVNLVVAVFIWVMIYPMMVNVDFASLKDVGRKPKGLCITLVINWLIKPFTMAALGVLFFNYLFAGWVDPQSAQEYIAGMILLGVAPCTAMVFVWSQLVRGDANYTLVQVSINDIIMVFAFAPIAAFLLGVTDIVVPWETLLLSVILYVVFPLAAGYVTRKSLDKSGDHEQIARFTERVKPFSVMGLLATVVLLFGFQAQTIVEKPSVIALIAAPLLVQSYGIFAVAYVWGYLWRVPFTTAAPAALIGTSNFFELAVAVAISLFGLNSGAALATVVGVLVEVPVMLSLVAFANRTRHWFVDGRAAVYQ, from the coding sequence ATGTCGAATGCGGATCAGTCGCCTCTCGGGCTGTTTGAGAGGTATCTGTCGGTTTGGGTTGCCCTTTGTATTGGTGCAGGGGTGGTGCTGGGGCTCGTTCTTCCCGGAGTCTTTGCCGCTATTGCCTCCGTAGAATATGCCAGCGTCAATCTCGTTGTGGCAGTCTTCATCTGGGTGATGATTTATCCGATGATGGTCAATGTCGATTTCGCTTCCCTCAAGGATGTGGGGCGGAAACCCAAGGGCCTTTGCATTACCCTAGTGATCAACTGGCTGATCAAGCCGTTCACGATGGCAGCGCTCGGGGTACTCTTCTTCAACTACCTTTTTGCCGGCTGGGTCGATCCGCAAAGCGCGCAGGAATACATTGCCGGGATGATCTTGCTGGGCGTTGCTCCGTGCACGGCCATGGTGTTCGTGTGGAGCCAATTGGTGCGCGGGGATGCCAACTACACATTGGTGCAAGTGTCGATCAATGACATCATCATGGTCTTTGCCTTTGCGCCGATCGCAGCATTTCTGCTCGGTGTGACAGATATTGTGGTGCCGTGGGAAACCCTGCTCTTGTCGGTGATCCTGTATGTTGTTTTCCCGCTCGCTGCTGGATACGTGACCCGCAAGTCTTTGGACAAATCCGGGGATCATGAGCAGATCGCGAGGTTTACCGAGAGGGTCAAACCGTTTTCGGTCATGGGTTTGCTTGCGACTGTCGTGCTTCTGTTCGGGTTCCAGGCCCAGACGATTGTTGAAAAGCCAAGCGTCATTGCACTCATTGCGGCACCGCTTTTGGTTCAAAGCTACGGCATCTTTGCGGTCGCTTACGTCTGGGGGTATTTGTGGAGGGTGCCGTTCACAACCGCCGCTCCGGCTGCGTTGATCGGAACTTCGAACTTTTTCGAGCTGGCGGTTGCGGTCGCGATCAGTCTCTTTGGGCTGAACTCGGGAGCTGCTTTGGCCACGGTTGTCGGGGTTCTGGTCGAAGTCCCCGTGATGCTGTCACTGGTCGCATTCGCCAATCGCACCCGTCATTGGTTTGTTGATGGCAGGGCGGCTGTCTATCAATAG